Genomic segment of Chitinophaga varians:
GCGAACTCAGAAGGCGTTTTCCCGAACTGTTTTTTGAACTCCCGGGAGAAATATTTACGGTCGTTGTACCCCACCATATAGGCAACCTGGTAGACGGTATGCTGACGGGTACGGATCAACGCCGCGGCCTTTTTGAGGCGCAGCGATTTCACAAAGTCATTCACCGACATATTGGTGACGGCCTTCAGTTTCTTATACAGCACTGGCTGGCTCATGGCCACCTTGCGGGCCAGCATCTCCACGCCGAAGTCCGGATCATCCATATGTTCTTCCACGAGGGCTATGACTTTTTCCAGGAAAGCATTGTCCAGGCTGTTGGGCAACGGGTCGGGGACGACTGCTTCCGTTTGCAGCTGCCGGCTGTAACGTTCGCGCATCTTTTCACGGGAGGCGATCAGGTTACGGATATTCAGTGCCAGCACCCTGGTACTGAATGGTTTGGTGAGATACAGGTCGGCGCCGGTTTCGAGGCCGCTCACATGATCGGCCTGTGAACTTTTGGCGGTGAGCAGCACTACCGGAATGTGACTGGTGCGTTCGTCGGTTTTAAGGGCTGTGCAGAATTGCAGCCCGTCCATTTCCGGCATCATCACATCGCTGATAATAATGTCGGGGATCTGTGTGGTGGCGGCAGCCAGGCCGGCGGCCCCGTTTTCACTTTCCAGTACCTTGTATTGTTCCTGGAAGGTTTGACGGATAAGGGCGCGCAGCTCCGGATTATCTTCCACAATGAGAACGGTAAAAGGCTGCGGGGTATCGGTAGCAACGGTATCTGCTGCTTCTGCGGACAATGGCATTTTCAGCGGTGCGGCCGGCAGCGCGGGCTCTCCGCCAACGGTGTGCTGCGTGCCCCCGAAATGCCGGAAGCCTAAAGGAAGACTAACGGTAAAGCAGGTACGGCCTTCTTGCGCTGCGACAGAGGGTTCACTTTCTACTGTCAGTGTGCCTTTGTGTTGCTCCACAATATTTTTGGACAACGCCAGCCCGATACCGTAACCGGTGTTTTGCAGGCCATGGTCCTGTACCTGGAAAAAATTGGTGAACAGCTTGTCCAGGTATTCGGGAGCGATACCGCGACCGTTATCGGTGACGGTGATCACCATGTTTTGTTTTACCTGGGACACATGCAGTTGTATACGGCCGCCGTCGGGCGTGAATTTAAAGGCGTTGGTCAGCAGGTTGAAGAACACTTTCTCCAGCTGTTCCCGGTCGAAGTAAACCAGCGCATGTTCCACATCATGCCGGAAAGCGATGCTGATATTACGGTCCAGCGACAGCTCCCGGAAACTGCTGTAGATCTGATCGAGGAAGGGTATCAGGTCTTGTTCCTGCACATGCAGCGTCAGATGGTTGGTCTCCGCCTTCCGGAAATCCATCAGCTCATTTACCAGCTTCAGCAGCCGGTCGGCGTTGTTGCGGAGCTGCGACAGCGTGGCCTGTAACGGGTCGTCCTTCTTCAGGGTGTCTATCATTTTCTCCACTGGCACCAGCAATAAGGTAAGGTGTGTCCTGATTTCATGAGACACATGGGTGAAGAAGTTCAGTTTCACCTGGTGCAATTCTTCTTCTTTGTGCAGCAGGGCCCAGAGGAAAAAGAAACGGGTGACGAGGAATATCAGTAAAATGACCCCCATTGCATAAATGGCATAGGCCCACCAGGTGCGCCAGAAAGGGGGAAGGATGGTGATCTCCATTTTGGCAGGTTCGCTCCATATGCCATCATTGTTGGCGCCTTTCACCCAGAATGTATAATGGCCGGACGATAAATTGGTGTAAGTGACGGCAGGGTTGGCGGTCTCTATCCAGTTGCCGTCACCGCCCTCCAGCCGGTAGGCGTAGCGGTTTTTGTTGCTTTTGATATAATTGAGCAACGCAAATTCCAGGGTGAACACATCCTGGTTGTATTGGAAGCGCAGCGCCCGGGTATGACTGATATCCTTTTCCAGCAGGTTGTCTTTTTGACCGATGCCCACCGGGTTGTTGAACAAACGCAGGCCGGTAAAGCGGATCGGCGAGGGGTGGGTGTTAGTGATGATTTTTTCCGGATAGAAACTGGTGATGCCGTTATACCCGCCAAAGAGGAATTCACCCCGACTGTCGCGCAGGAAAGAGTTGTAGTTGAACACGTTGCCGGCAATGCCATCGCTGACGGTATACGTCTGGAACTTGTTACGGGCGGGGTCCAGCCGGGCCAGCCCGTTATGGGTGCTGATCCACAGATAATGCTGGTCATCTTCCAATAGCCCCAGCACATTGTCATTCGGCAGGCCGTCTTTCTCCCTGTAATGTGTTGTTTGTTGCAGGTCGGCGTTGTATCTGACCAGCCCTCCGAAATACAGGCTTACCCAGATATTGTGTTTTGAATCTTCCTGGATGGAATTGATATATCCCTGTTGTAATACCCGCGCGGAATCCCCTTCCAGCACATACAGGCCGCTGATGGTGCCTACCAGGATGCGGTGACGGGTATCTTCCAGGATATAACGGATAGACTGCCGCCTGGCGATGCCCATGATCACGGTGTCTGCCTGCTGCTCCAGTTCAATGCCTTTGCGGTGGAACAAATACAGCTGCACGTTGGTGCCTACCCAGAACCGGCCCCGGCTGTCTTCCAGCACGGAGGTCACCTCCCCTGAAAAGGTGGCAGGGTCTTTAGGGTTGTAGAGATAACGTCTGAAACCGCCGTTCTGCAACAGGTTCAGCCCACCGCCGTGGGTGCCGGTCCAGATATGGTGGTCTTTGTCTTCATACACTACCTTCACCAGGTTGGAACCGAGGCTGGCGGCATTGTTGACCTCATGTTTATAATAGGTGAAGCGGCCGGTGGCACGGTCATAATAATTGAGGCCGCCGCCTTCAGTGCCTATCCAGTAATTGTGGCGGGCATCTTCGTGTATGCTGCTGATCACGTTGTTGCTGATGCCATCCAGGGGAGGATGTTGCTGCCAGGCGGTAA
This window contains:
- a CDS encoding two-component regulator propeller domain-containing protein, whose translation is MIWRCFLFLCLLVPAVFFQSSGQDITFSHLTVEDGLSHNAGLSIMQDQQGFLWVGTHYGLNRYDGFRFKIYRYHAEDSTSLPDNQIMTMYRDRHNTLWIGTTGGLAKYDPVHDRFERITLEPPPRRTNINCIYEDSKGRRWIGANNGLFLQDGKRLVQFTPGKIAGYVVKCVYEDRHGNIWIGTNKGLTKMTGDKTETFRHEDGQTSGLAMNFITAITEDKFGRLWIATQTGGINIYDPATGRFSLLAQPVIINNIVRRIVPDKAGNMWIGTQEGLSIIDPVTMSGRHYQQEPHNNNSLSQNSIHSIYEDNNGTIWIGTYFGGVNMVRPDGGSFTAWQQHPPLDGISNNVISSIHEDARHNYWIGTEGGGLNYYDRATGRFTYYKHEVNNAASLGSNLVKVVYEDKDHHIWTGTHGGGLNLLQNGGFRRYLYNPKDPATFSGEVTSVLEDSRGRFWVGTNVQLYLFHRKGIELEQQADTVIMGIARRQSIRYILEDTRHRILVGTISGLYVLEGDSARVLQQGYINSIQEDSKHNIWVSLYFGGLVRYNADLQQTTHYREKDGLPNDNVLGLLEDDQHYLWISTHNGLARLDPARNKFQTYTVSDGIAGNVFNYNSFLRDSRGEFLFGGYNGITSFYPEKIITNTHPSPIRFTGLRLFNNPVGIGQKDNLLEKDISHTRALRFQYNQDVFTLEFALLNYIKSNKNRYAYRLEGGDGNWIETANPAVTYTNLSSGHYTFWVKGANNDGIWSEPAKMEITILPPFWRTWWAYAIYAMGVILLIFLVTRFFFLWALLHKEEELHQVKLNFFTHVSHEIRTHLTLLLVPVEKMIDTLKKDDPLQATLSQLRNNADRLLKLVNELMDFRKAETNHLTLHVQEQDLIPFLDQIYSSFRELSLDRNISIAFRHDVEHALVYFDREQLEKVFFNLLTNAFKFTPDGGRIQLHVSQVKQNMVITVTDNGRGIAPEYLDKLFTNFFQVQDHGLQNTGYGIGLALSKNIVEQHKGTLTVESEPSVAAQEGRTCFTVSLPLGFRHFGGTQHTVGGEPALPAAPLKMPLSAEAADTVATDTPQPFTVLIVEDNPELRALIRQTFQEQYKVLESENGAAGLAAATTQIPDIIISDVMMPEMDGLQFCTALKTDERTSHIPVVLLTAKSSQADHVSGLETGADLYLTKPFSTRVLALNIRNLIASREKMRERYSRQLQTEAVVPDPLPNSLDNAFLEKVIALVEEHMDDPDFGVEMLARKVAMSQPVLYKKLKAVTNMSVNDFVKSLRLKKAAALIRTRQHTVYQVAYMVGYNDRKYFSREFKKQFGKTPSEFAETPEL